Proteins found in one Triticum urartu cultivar G1812 chromosome 4, Tu2.1, whole genome shotgun sequence genomic segment:
- the LOC125553628 gene encoding uncharacterized protein LOC125553628 → MVLGTNCFGAPEAASKVSPAGRRLGGEGAEAVEQRAAVTEAAPSGHVVGEAKQMGGVDQVKAAGKEGKKKRSGAPIVMHHFPFHSRPGLL, encoded by the coding sequence ATGGTGCTGGGCACGAACTGCTTCGGCGCTCCTGAAGCCGCAAGCAAGGTGTCGCCGGCGGGCAGGCGGCTGGGAGGAGAGGGAGCAGAGGCCGTGGAGCAGAGAGCGGCGGTAACAGAGGCGGCGCCAAGTGGCCACGTAGTCGGCGAGGCCAAGCAGATGGGAGGTGTTGATCAGGTGAAGGCGGCGGGGaaggaggggaagaagaagaggagcgGGGCTCCCATAGTGATGCACCACTTCCCCTTCCATTCTCGTCCTGGGCTGCTCTGA
- the LOC125550871 gene encoding alcohol dehydrogenase 1, whose translation MATAGKVIKCKAAVAWEAGKPLSMEEVEVAPPQAMEVRVKILFTSLCHTDVYFWEAKGQTPMFPRIFGHEAGGIVESVGEGVTELAPGDHVLPVFTGECKECPHCKSAESNMCDLLRINTDRGVMIGDGKSRFSIDGKPIYHFVGTSTFSEYTVMHVGCVAKINPEAPLDKVCVLSCGISTGLGASINVAKPPKGSTVAIFGLGAVGLAAAEGARIAGASRIIGVDLNASRFEEARKFGCTEFVNPKDHTKPVQQVLAEMTNGGVDRSVECTGNVNAMIQAFECVHDGWGVAVLVGVPHKDAEFKTHPMNFLNERTLKGTFFGNFKPRTDLPNVVEMYMRKELEVEKFITHSVPFSEINKAFDLMAKGEGIRCIIRMEN comes from the exons ATGGCGACCGCCGGGAAGGTGATCAAGTGCAAAG CCGCGGTGGCGTGGGAGGCGGGGAAGCCGCTGTCcatggaggaggtggaggtggcgCCGCCGCAGGCCATGGAGGTGCGCGTCAAGATCCTCTTCACCTCCCTCTGTCACACCGACGTCTACTTCTGGGAGGCCAAG GGGCAGACTCCCATGTTCCCTCGGATCTTCGGTCATGAAGCTGGAGG CATAGTGGAGAGTGTTGGAGAGGGTGTGACTGAGCTTGCCCCTGGTGACCATGTCCTCCCTGTGTTCACTGGGGAGTGTAAGGAATGCCCACATTGCAAGTCTGCAGAGAGCAACATGTGTGATCTGCTCAGGATCAACACCGACAGAGGTGTCATGATCGGGGATGGCAAGTCACGCTTCTCTATTGACGGGAAGCCGATTTACCATTTTGTAGGGACTTCCACCTTCAGTGAGTATACTGTCATGCATGTTGGTTGTGTTGCCAAGATCAACCCTGAGGCTCCCCTTGACAAAGTCTGCGTTCTTAGCTGTGGTATTTCCACTG GTCTTGGCGCATCCATTAATGTTGCAAAACCACCAAAGGGTTCGACAGTGGCGATATTTGGGCTAGGAGCTGTTGGCCTTGCT GCTGCAGAAGGTGCAAGGATTGCAGGTGCATCAAGGATCATTGGTGTTGACTTGAACGCCAGTAGATTTGAAGAAG CTAGAAAATTTGGCTGCACGGAATTTGTGAACCCGAAAGATCACACCAAGCCAGTTCAACAG GTGCTCGCTGAGATGACAAATGGTGGAGTTGACCGCAGTGTTGAGTGCACGGGCAACGTCAATGCTATGATACAAGCATTTGAATGTGTTCATGAT GGCTGGGGTGTTGCTGTGCTGGTGGGTGTGCCGCACAAGGACGCCGAATTCAAGACCCACCCGATGAACTTCCTGAACGAGAGGACTCTCAAGGGCACCTTCTTCGGAAACTTCAAGCCGCGCACTGACCTGCCCAATGTCGTGGAGATGTACATGAGAAAG GAGCTGGAGGTGGAGAAGTTCATCACACACAGCGTGCCGTTCTCGGAGATCAACAAGGCGTTCGACCTCATGGCGAAGGGCGAGGGCATCCGCTGCATCATCCGCATGGAGAACTAG